One region of Fragaria vesca subsp. vesca linkage group LG4, FraVesHawaii_1.0, whole genome shotgun sequence genomic DNA includes:
- the LOC101302349 gene encoding probable pectinesterase/pectinesterase inhibitor 6-like has protein sequence MDSLVILAILTIFTSSFLVVPIVSITASCSQTPYPQVCSHYITNNLLSTLDVRDQRFAFRDLALKVTMDQAVKAHRLVSSAVNSKSLYNERAKLAWNDCLELYEDTIDKLNRSMSSNNALDAITWLSASIANQQTCQNGFNDLNIPNSHLQSSFPNFYKLSTDLPMLLSNSLAIHKESSTSSSSSSSTSSSAMHFSKQVRGRRLLLKSDAIFPAWVSASDRKLLQSSAGPKSADIVVAQDGSGNYKTITEAVAAAKKSSGSGTKRVVIYVKAGVYKENVEVKKTMKKLMFVGDGMDATIVTGNKNAQDGSTTFRSATFGVSGEGFIAQDMTFENTAGPQKHQAVALRSGADHSVFYRCSFKGYQDTLYVYSQRQFYRDCNIYGTVDFIFGDASAILQNCNIYVRKPSSNQINTVTAQSRRDPNENTGIIIHNCRITAAPDLRAVQGSFRTYLGRPWQKYSRVVIMKSNLDGLIEPQGWFPWSGSFGLDTLYYGEYMNTGAGAATGGRVKWPGFRVITSATEAGKFTVGNFLAGDAWLPGTGVPFEAGL, from the exons ATGGATAGCCTTGTGATCTTAGCCATTCTGACGATCTTTACTTCAAGTTTTCTTGTAGTACCCATTGTTTCCATAACAGCATCATGCAGCCAAACCCCATACCCTCAAGTTTGCAGCCATTACATTACCAACAACCTCTTATCGACTCTTGATGTTCGTGATCAACGGTTTGCATTTCGTGATCTAGCTCTCAAAGTCACCATGGATCAAGCCGTCAAAGCGCATCGACTTGTTTCATCAGCAGTGAACTCGAAGTCATTGTACAACGAGAGAGCCAAGTTGGCGTGGAATGATTGCTTGGAACTCTATGAGGATACCATTGACAAGCTCAATCGTTCGATGAGTTCCAACAATGCTTTAGACGCTATTACATGGCTAAGTGCATCCATTGCCAATCAACAAACTTGCCAAAACGGTTTCAACGATCTAAACATTCCTAATTCTCATTTACAATCCTCGTTCCCAAACTTCTACAAGCTAAGCACAGACTTGCCTATGTTGCTCAGCAATTCACTTGCGATACACAAGGAGTCTAGTACTTCTTCTTCTTCTTCTTCTTCTACTTCTTCCTCGGCTATGCATTTCAGCAAGCAGGTACGGGGCAGACGCTTATTGCTCAAGTCTGATGCCATATTCCCGGCATGGGTTTCAGCTTCAGATCGAAAGCTTCTACAGTCGAGCGCTGGACCAAAGTCAGCTGATATAGTAGTGGCTCAAGATGGTTCTGGAAATTACAAGACTATAACTGAAGCTGTGGCTGCAGCTAAGAAAAGTAGTGGTAGTGGGACAAAAAGGGTTGTCATATACGTGAAGGCAGGGGTTTACAAAGAGAATGTTGAGGTTAAGAAGACAATGAAGAAGCTGATGTTTGTCGGAGATGGGATGGATGCAACCATTGTTACCGGGAATAAAAATGCCCAAGATGGCTCTACCACTTTTCGCTCTGCCACTTTCG GTGTTTCCGGCGAGGGCTTCATAGCTCAAGACATGACGTTCGAAAACACGGCCGGACCGCAGAAACACCAAGCCGTCGCACTCCGCTCCGGCGCAGACCACTCGGTCTTCTACCGCTGCAGCTTCAAAGGCTACCAAGACACCTTGTACGTCTACTCCCAACGACAGTTCTACCGTGACTGCAACATATACGGCACCGTAGACTTCATCTTCGGCGACGCCTCCGCCATCCTTCAAAACTGTAACATCTACGTCAGAAAGCCATCAAGCAACCAGATCAACACCGTGACGGCACAATCCCGGAGAGACCCTAATGAGAACACCGGCATTATTATCCACAACTGCCGCATAACGGCAGCGCCGGACCTGAGAGCCGTTCAGGGCTCGTTCAGGACCTACTTGGGTCGTCCATGGCAGAAGTACTCAAGGGTGGTGATAATGAAGAGTAACCTAGACGGGTTGATTGAGCCACAAGGTTGGTTTCCTTGGAGTGGAAGTTTTGGTTTGGATACACTCTACTATGGGGAGTACATGAACACTGGAGCTGGTGCTGCCACCGGAGGTAGGGTTAAGTGGCCTGGTTTTCGGGTTATCACGAGTGCCACCGAGGCAGGGAAGTTTACGGTTGGGAATTTCTTGGCCGGAGACGCTTGGCTTCCGGGGACCGGAGTGCCGTTTGAAGCTGGTCTGTGA
- the LOC101302642 gene encoding phosphoglucomutase, cytoplasmic-like yields MSIKRVQTTPFDGQKPGTSGLRKKVKVFIQPNYLQNFVQSTFNALPADQVKGARLVVSGDGRYYSKEAIQIIIKMAAGNGVKSVWVGTNGLLSTPAVSAVVRERVGADGSKASGAFILTASHNPGGPNEDFGIKYNMGNGGPAPESITNKIYENTTQIKEYLTVDLPEVDITKPGVTSFEVEGGTFTVDVFDSASDYVKLLKSIFDFDSIRKLLSSPKFTFCFDALHGVGGAYAKHIFVEELGAKEDSLLNCVPKEDFGGGHPDPNLTYAKELVARMGLGKSDTQDPPEFGAAADGDADRNMILGKRFFVTPSDSVAIIAANAVEAIPYFSSGLKGVARSMPTSAALDVVAKHLNLKFFEVPTGWKFFGNLMDAGLCSICGEESFGTGSDHIREKDGIWAVLAWLSILAYKNKDNIGGDKLVTVEDIVRNHWSTYGRHYYTRYDYENVDAGKAKELMASLVNLQSSIPEVNKIVKGVCSDVANVAGGDEFEYKDPVDGSISSHQGIRYLFEDGSRLVFRLSGTGSEGATIRLYIEQYEKDPSKISRESSEALAPLVAVALKLSKMQEFTGRSAPTVIT; encoded by the exons ATGTCGATCAAGCGAGTCCAGACGACGCCGTTCGACGGCCAGAAGCCTGGTACCTCTGGTCTCCGCAAGAAG GTGAAAGTTTTCATACAACCCAATTACCTGCAAAATTTTGTTCAATCAACATTCAATGCCCTTCCAGCAGATCAAGTTAAAG GTGCTCGACTTGTTGTATCTGGCGATGGTCGCTACTATTCAAAGGAAGCAATTCAG ATCATAATCAAGATGGCAGCAGGAAATGGTGTAAAAAGTGTTTGGGTTGGTACAAATGGATTGCTTTCAACTCCTGCTGTATCAGCTGTTGTACGTGAAAGAGTGGGGGCAGAT GGATCCAAAGCATCAGGTGCATTTATTCTCACAGCCAGTCACAATCCAGGCGGTCCTAATGAG GATTTTGGGATTAAATACAACATGGGAAATGGTGGACCTGCTCCAGAGTCGATCACTAATAAGATATACGAGAACACAACACAAATAAAGGAGTACTTAACTGTTGATCTACCTGAG GTAGATATCACTAAACCAGGTGTAACAAGCTTTGAGGTTGAAGGGGGAACTTTTACTGTTGATGTTTTTGACTCTGCGAGTGACTATGTGAAATTGTTGAA GTCAATTTTTGATTTCGATTCTATCCGAAAGCTTTTATCATCTCCAAAGTTCACATTCTG TTTTGATGCACTACATGGAGTTGGGGGAGCTTATGCAAAACATATTTTTGTGGAAGAGCTTGGTGCAAAAGAAGACTCTTTACTCAACTGTGTACCCAAG GAAGACTTTGGAGGAGGGCATCCAGACCCTAATCTGACCTATGCAAAGGAGTTGGTTGCTCGTATGGGATTGGGTAAATCAGATACTCAAGATCCCCCGGAATTTGGGGCTGCTGCTGATGGTGATGCAGATCGTAACATGATCCTTGGCAAAAG GTTCTTTGTTACACCATCAGATTCTGTAGCTATCATTGCTGCAAATGCAGTTGAAGCCATACCTTACTTCTCTTCTGGTCTGAAAGGAGTTGCCAG GAGCATGCCCACTTCTGCTGCCCTAGATGTTGTAGCCAAACATTTGAATTTGAAATTTTTTGAG GTACCCACTGGCTGGAAATTCTTTGGTAATCTAATGGATGCTGGTTTATGTTCAATTTGTGGGGAAGAAAGTTTTGGAACAG GGTCTGATCATATACGCGAGAAAGATGGTATCTGGGCAGTTTTAGCTTGGTTATCTATCCTTGCTTATAAAAATAAGGATAATATTGGTGGGGACAAACTTGTGACTGTTGAGGACATAGTTCGCAACCACTGGTCTACTTATGGTCGCCATTATTATACTCGATATGACTACGAG AATGTGGATGCAGGGAAGGCAAAGGAACTGATGGCATCTTTAGTGAATTTGCAATCTTCCATTCCTGAAGTCAACAA GATTGTGAAAGGCGTATGCTCTGATGTTGCTAATGTTGCTGGGGGTGATGAATTTGAATACAAGGATCCTGTTGATGGCTCTATCTCTAGCCACCAGGGTATCCGGTACTTGTTTGAGGATGGATCACGATTG GTTTTCCGCCTCTCAGGCACTGGCTCAGAAGGTGCAACCATTCGTCTCTATATTGAACAGTATGAGAAGGATCCATCAAAAATTAGCAGAGAATCTTCAGAAGCACTTGCTCCTCTT GTTGCGGTTGCTCTTAAGCTTTCCAAGATGCAAGAATTCACCGGCCGATCTGCCCCAACTGTTATCACATAA